The Micropterus dolomieu isolate WLL.071019.BEF.003 ecotype Adirondacks linkage group LG11, ASM2129224v1, whole genome shotgun sequence genomic interval TCTGGGATGTTGGGGGCCAAGATAAGATTCGTCCTCTGTGGCGACACTACTACACGGGCACCCAAGGGTTAATTTTCGTGGTGGATTGCGCGGACAGAGATCGCATCGACGAGGCAAGGCAGGAACTTCACCGCATCATCAATGACCGGGAGATGAGGGATGCCATCATCTTGATATTCGCCAATAAGCAAGACCTTCCCGATGCCATGAAGCCACATGAAATCCAAGAGAAGCTCGGATTGACCCGCATCCGGGATAGGAATTGGTATGTTCAGCCCTCCTGTGCGACCACAGGTGATGGACTGTATGAGGGTTTGACATGGCTAACCTCAAATTACAAATCTTAATGATTGAGTGCAGACTGTTTTAGGTCAAAAATATGATAACATTGCAAGTAACAAATAACTTCTCAAAATGAGTATGGTTAAGAAAGTTGATTATCtcccatttatttttaatactacGTTTTCCCCACAACTAATTTATCTCTTTAACTGGATTTGCTGGCTTAAAGTTTGCTTGTACTGTAGCAGGCCTATATATCCCATTCATTATTTTGGGGATTGCTTGATGAATATTGAATTAATTGGTCCTAAAGCAACAGATCACCATGTTTGCCTATTCTTTTCC includes:
- the arf6b gene encoding ADP-ribosylation factor 6b, with translation MGKVLSKIFGNKEMRILMLGLDAAGKTTILYKLKLGQSVTTIPTVGFNVETVTYKNVKFNVWDVGGQDKIRPLWRHYYTGTQGLIFVVDCADRDRIDEARQELHRIINDREMRDAIILIFANKQDLPDAMKPHEIQEKLGLTRIRDRNWYVQPSCATTGDGLYEGLTWLTSNYKS